A genomic region of Antennarius striatus isolate MH-2024 chromosome 2, ASM4005453v1, whole genome shotgun sequence contains the following coding sequences:
- the ptpn11b gene encoding tyrosine-protein phosphatase non-receptor type 11b isoform X1, producing MTSRRWFHPNITGIEAEQLLLTRGVHGSFLARPSKSNPGDFTLSVRRSDEVTHIKIQNSGDYYDLYGGEKFATLAELVQYYTEQQDLLRERNGHVIELKYPLNCKDPTSERWYHGHLSGRDAEKLLMEKGKAGSFLVRESQSKPGDFVLSVLTNEEKHENLDRKTKVTHVMIRYQDGKYDVGGGERFDTLADLVDHYKKNPMVEKSGIVVHLKQPFNATRINAANIENRVRELNKVADNSEKPKQGFWEEFEVLQQQECKLLYPRKEGQKPENKSKNRYKNILPFDTTRVEIREMDPDVPGSDYINANYIRNIHEDGRPMDEVKVFIATQGCLQNTVIDFWKMVYQENTHVIVMTTKEVERGRNKCVRYWPDLHGTKEFGKVLLRNVDERTAQDYILRKLEVTRLDRNEPLRYIWHYQYLSWPDHGVPNEPGGVLWFLEEVNRTQCTIPDTGPIVVHCSAGIGRTGTIIVIDILIDIINRQGLDCDIDIPKTIQRVRQQRSGMVQTEAQYKFIYMAVQQYIDTAQKRLEEEQKSKMKEREYSNIKYPQMTNSRSKPNMASSRSSSVLTNDDSSSVYENINFKSPQTSFSSNTRR from the exons GCGGAGTGATGAGGTGACCCACATTAAGATCCAGAACTCTGGCGACTACTACGACCTTTATGGAGGGGAGAAGTTTGCCACACTGGCAGAGCTGGTGCAGTATTACACGGAACAACAGGATCTCCTACGAGAGAGGAATGGCCATGTCATAGAACTCAAGTACCCTCTCAACTGCAAGGACCCCACCTCTGAGAG ATGGTACCATGGACATCTGTCTGGACGAGACGCAGAGAAATTGCTTATGGAGAAAGGCAAAGCAGGTAGTTTCCTGGTACGGGAGAGCCAGAGCAAACCAGGTGACTTTGTTCTCTCTGTTCTTACCAATGAGGAGAAACACGAGAACTTGGACCGTAAAACAAAGGTCACTCATGTTATGATACGCTACCAG GATGGCAAATATGATGTAGGTGGTGGTGAGAGGTTTGATACCCTGGCTGACCTGGTGGATCACTATAAGAAGAATCCCATGGTAGAAAAAAGTGGCATCGTCGTACATCTCAAACAG CCTTTTAATGCCACAAGAATAAATGCAGCCAACATTGAGAACCGGGTACGGGAGCTCAACAAAGTAGCAGATAACTCAGAGAAACCCAAACAAGGATTCTGGGAAGAATTTGAG GTACTTCAGCAACAGGAATGCAAACTGCTGTATCCCCGGAAAGAAGGCCAGAAGcctgaaaacaaaagcaaaaacagataCAAGAATATCCTCCCCT TCGACACCACTCGGGTTGAAATCAGGGAAATGGATCCAGACGTTCCTGGTTCAGACTACATCAATGCCAACTACATCAGA AATATCCATGAAGATGGGCGCCCAATGGACGAGGTCAAAGTCTTCATCGCAACCCAAGGGTGCCTACAGAATACAGTCATCGACTTCTGGAAGATGGTGTATCAGGAGAACACACATGTCATTGTCATGACGACAAAGGAGGTGGAAAGAGGAAGG AACAAATGTGTCCGGTACTGGCCTGACCTCCACGGCACCAAGGAGTTCGGAAAGGTGCTGTTGAGGAACGTGGATGAGCGGACAGCTCAAGATTACATCCTCAGGAAGCTGGAGGTGACCCGTCTGGACCGG AATGAGCCTCTGCGGTACATCTGGCACTACCAGTACCTGAGCTGGCCGGATCACGGCGTGCCAAATGAGCCTGGCGGCGTTCTCTGGTTCCTGGAAGAAGTGAATCGTACCCAATGCACCATTCCAGACACAGGACCTATTGTGGTTCACTGCAG TGCCGGCATTGGCAGGACGGGAACCATCATCGTCATCGACATCCTTATTGACATCATTAACCGCCAAG GTCTGGACTGTGACATCGACATCCCTAAGACCATCCAGAGGGTGCGTCAGCAGAGGTCCGGCATGGTGCAGACGGAGGCCCAGTATAAGTTCATCTACATGGCTGTGCAACAGTACATAGACACAGCCCAGAAGAGACTGGAAGAGGAGCAG AAGAGTAAGATGAAGGAGAGGGAATATTCCAACATCAAATATCCCCAGATGACCAACTCAAGATCCAAACCCAACATGGCATCGTCACGCTCTTCTTCTGT TCTGACAAACGATGATTCATCAAGTGTTTATGAGAACATAAACTTTAAAAGCCCTCAGACGTCTTTCAGCAGCAACACCAGGAGGTAA
- the ptpn11b gene encoding tyrosine-protein phosphatase non-receptor type 11b isoform X3, with protein MWFHPNITGIEAEQLLLTRGVHGSFLARPSKSNPGDFTLSVRRSDEVTHIKIQNSGDYYDLYGGEKFATLAELVQYYTEQQDLLRERNGHVIELKYPLNCKDPTSERWYHGHLSGRDAEKLLMEKGKAGSFLVRESQSKPGDFVLSVLTNEEKHENLDRKTKVTHVMIRYQDGKYDVGGGERFDTLADLVDHYKKNPMVEKSGIVVHLKQPFNATRINAANIENRVRELNKVADNSEKPKQGFWEEFEVLQQQECKLLYPRKEGQKPENKSKNRYKNILPFDTTRVEIREMDPDVPGSDYINANYIRNIHEDGRPMDEVKVFIATQGCLQNTVIDFWKMVYQENTHVIVMTTKEVERGRNKCVRYWPDLHGTKEFGKVLLRNVDERTAQDYILRKLEVTRLDRNEPLRYIWHYQYLSWPDHGVPNEPGGVLWFLEEVNRTQCTIPDTGPIVVHCSAGIGRTGTIIVIDILIDIINRQGLDCDIDIPKTIQRVRQQRSGMVQTEAQYKFIYMAVQQYIDTAQKRLEEEQKSKMKEREYSNIKYPQMTNSRSKPNMASSRSSSVLTNDDSSSVYENINFKSPQTSFSSNTRR; from the exons GCGGAGTGATGAGGTGACCCACATTAAGATCCAGAACTCTGGCGACTACTACGACCTTTATGGAGGGGAGAAGTTTGCCACACTGGCAGAGCTGGTGCAGTATTACACGGAACAACAGGATCTCCTACGAGAGAGGAATGGCCATGTCATAGAACTCAAGTACCCTCTCAACTGCAAGGACCCCACCTCTGAGAG ATGGTACCATGGACATCTGTCTGGACGAGACGCAGAGAAATTGCTTATGGAGAAAGGCAAAGCAGGTAGTTTCCTGGTACGGGAGAGCCAGAGCAAACCAGGTGACTTTGTTCTCTCTGTTCTTACCAATGAGGAGAAACACGAGAACTTGGACCGTAAAACAAAGGTCACTCATGTTATGATACGCTACCAG GATGGCAAATATGATGTAGGTGGTGGTGAGAGGTTTGATACCCTGGCTGACCTGGTGGATCACTATAAGAAGAATCCCATGGTAGAAAAAAGTGGCATCGTCGTACATCTCAAACAG CCTTTTAATGCCACAAGAATAAATGCAGCCAACATTGAGAACCGGGTACGGGAGCTCAACAAAGTAGCAGATAACTCAGAGAAACCCAAACAAGGATTCTGGGAAGAATTTGAG GTACTTCAGCAACAGGAATGCAAACTGCTGTATCCCCGGAAAGAAGGCCAGAAGcctgaaaacaaaagcaaaaacagataCAAGAATATCCTCCCCT TCGACACCACTCGGGTTGAAATCAGGGAAATGGATCCAGACGTTCCTGGTTCAGACTACATCAATGCCAACTACATCAGA AATATCCATGAAGATGGGCGCCCAATGGACGAGGTCAAAGTCTTCATCGCAACCCAAGGGTGCCTACAGAATACAGTCATCGACTTCTGGAAGATGGTGTATCAGGAGAACACACATGTCATTGTCATGACGACAAAGGAGGTGGAAAGAGGAAGG AACAAATGTGTCCGGTACTGGCCTGACCTCCACGGCACCAAGGAGTTCGGAAAGGTGCTGTTGAGGAACGTGGATGAGCGGACAGCTCAAGATTACATCCTCAGGAAGCTGGAGGTGACCCGTCTGGACCGG AATGAGCCTCTGCGGTACATCTGGCACTACCAGTACCTGAGCTGGCCGGATCACGGCGTGCCAAATGAGCCTGGCGGCGTTCTCTGGTTCCTGGAAGAAGTGAATCGTACCCAATGCACCATTCCAGACACAGGACCTATTGTGGTTCACTGCAG TGCCGGCATTGGCAGGACGGGAACCATCATCGTCATCGACATCCTTATTGACATCATTAACCGCCAAG GTCTGGACTGTGACATCGACATCCCTAAGACCATCCAGAGGGTGCGTCAGCAGAGGTCCGGCATGGTGCAGACGGAGGCCCAGTATAAGTTCATCTACATGGCTGTGCAACAGTACATAGACACAGCCCAGAAGAGACTGGAAGAGGAGCAG AAGAGTAAGATGAAGGAGAGGGAATATTCCAACATCAAATATCCCCAGATGACCAACTCAAGATCCAAACCCAACATGGCATCGTCACGCTCTTCTTCTGT TCTGACAAACGATGATTCATCAAGTGTTTATGAGAACATAAACTTTAAAAGCCCTCAGACGTCTTTCAGCAGCAACACCAGGAGGTAA
- the ptpn11b gene encoding tyrosine-protein phosphatase non-receptor type 11b isoform X2 produces the protein MVRWFHPNITGIEAEQLLLTRGVHGSFLARPSKSNPGDFTLSVRRSDEVTHIKIQNSGDYYDLYGGEKFATLAELVQYYTEQQDLLRERNGHVIELKYPLNCKDPTSERWYHGHLSGRDAEKLLMEKGKAGSFLVRESQSKPGDFVLSVLTNEEKHENLDRKTKVTHVMIRYQDGKYDVGGGERFDTLADLVDHYKKNPMVEKSGIVVHLKQPFNATRINAANIENRVRELNKVADNSEKPKQGFWEEFEVLQQQECKLLYPRKEGQKPENKSKNRYKNILPFDTTRVEIREMDPDVPGSDYINANYIRNIHEDGRPMDEVKVFIATQGCLQNTVIDFWKMVYQENTHVIVMTTKEVERGRNKCVRYWPDLHGTKEFGKVLLRNVDERTAQDYILRKLEVTRLDRNEPLRYIWHYQYLSWPDHGVPNEPGGVLWFLEEVNRTQCTIPDTGPIVVHCSAGIGRTGTIIVIDILIDIINRQGLDCDIDIPKTIQRVRQQRSGMVQTEAQYKFIYMAVQQYIDTAQKRLEEEQKSKMKEREYSNIKYPQMTNSRSKPNMASSRSSSVLTNDDSSSVYENINFKSPQTSFSSNTRR, from the exons GCGGAGTGATGAGGTGACCCACATTAAGATCCAGAACTCTGGCGACTACTACGACCTTTATGGAGGGGAGAAGTTTGCCACACTGGCAGAGCTGGTGCAGTATTACACGGAACAACAGGATCTCCTACGAGAGAGGAATGGCCATGTCATAGAACTCAAGTACCCTCTCAACTGCAAGGACCCCACCTCTGAGAG ATGGTACCATGGACATCTGTCTGGACGAGACGCAGAGAAATTGCTTATGGAGAAAGGCAAAGCAGGTAGTTTCCTGGTACGGGAGAGCCAGAGCAAACCAGGTGACTTTGTTCTCTCTGTTCTTACCAATGAGGAGAAACACGAGAACTTGGACCGTAAAACAAAGGTCACTCATGTTATGATACGCTACCAG GATGGCAAATATGATGTAGGTGGTGGTGAGAGGTTTGATACCCTGGCTGACCTGGTGGATCACTATAAGAAGAATCCCATGGTAGAAAAAAGTGGCATCGTCGTACATCTCAAACAG CCTTTTAATGCCACAAGAATAAATGCAGCCAACATTGAGAACCGGGTACGGGAGCTCAACAAAGTAGCAGATAACTCAGAGAAACCCAAACAAGGATTCTGGGAAGAATTTGAG GTACTTCAGCAACAGGAATGCAAACTGCTGTATCCCCGGAAAGAAGGCCAGAAGcctgaaaacaaaagcaaaaacagataCAAGAATATCCTCCCCT TCGACACCACTCGGGTTGAAATCAGGGAAATGGATCCAGACGTTCCTGGTTCAGACTACATCAATGCCAACTACATCAGA AATATCCATGAAGATGGGCGCCCAATGGACGAGGTCAAAGTCTTCATCGCAACCCAAGGGTGCCTACAGAATACAGTCATCGACTTCTGGAAGATGGTGTATCAGGAGAACACACATGTCATTGTCATGACGACAAAGGAGGTGGAAAGAGGAAGG AACAAATGTGTCCGGTACTGGCCTGACCTCCACGGCACCAAGGAGTTCGGAAAGGTGCTGTTGAGGAACGTGGATGAGCGGACAGCTCAAGATTACATCCTCAGGAAGCTGGAGGTGACCCGTCTGGACCGG AATGAGCCTCTGCGGTACATCTGGCACTACCAGTACCTGAGCTGGCCGGATCACGGCGTGCCAAATGAGCCTGGCGGCGTTCTCTGGTTCCTGGAAGAAGTGAATCGTACCCAATGCACCATTCCAGACACAGGACCTATTGTGGTTCACTGCAG TGCCGGCATTGGCAGGACGGGAACCATCATCGTCATCGACATCCTTATTGACATCATTAACCGCCAAG GTCTGGACTGTGACATCGACATCCCTAAGACCATCCAGAGGGTGCGTCAGCAGAGGTCCGGCATGGTGCAGACGGAGGCCCAGTATAAGTTCATCTACATGGCTGTGCAACAGTACATAGACACAGCCCAGAAGAGACTGGAAGAGGAGCAG AAGAGTAAGATGAAGGAGAGGGAATATTCCAACATCAAATATCCCCAGATGACCAACTCAAGATCCAAACCCAACATGGCATCGTCACGCTCTTCTTCTGT TCTGACAAACGATGATTCATCAAGTGTTTATGAGAACATAAACTTTAAAAGCCCTCAGACGTCTTTCAGCAGCAACACCAGGAGGTAA
- the LOC137611886 gene encoding RING finger protein 223, protein MEQPPQIWHMQASTHNTAGEPQKKVSTTSQPECSICYNTYDNVFKTPKVLECTHTFCLECLSRLMVISEDHQDDDSGNNRLSCPFCRHPTMLPEEGPPALTTSREVLCTLPSHQQKEESVWLDGQKLCYKSSGQSTDSDTADSPSTFCICIDIGASKTVDAPVQTRSQSLGWLDRLADWKRMVLFLVLMVLLVIIVLWPLQCVFSTGNMRCIRERDVINPTTTTVTATVSPH, encoded by the coding sequence ATGGAACAGCCTCCACAGATTTGGCACATGCAGGCCTCCACCCACAACACTGCTGGAGAGCCGCAAAAGAAGGTATCAACCACCAGTCAGCCAGAGTGCTCCATCTGCTACAACACCTACGATAATGTCTTCAAAACACCCAAAGTGTTGGAGTGCACTCACACCTTTTGCCTGGAGTGCCTCTCTCGCCTCATGGTCATCTCAGAAGACCACCAGGACGATGACAGCGGCAACAACCGCCTCTCCTGTCCCTTCTGCCGTCACCCTACAATGCTGCCCGAGGAGGGGCCTCCCGCCCTGACCACGAGTCGTGAGGTCCTCTGCACACTGCCCAGCCACCAGCAGAAAGAGGAGTCTGTTTGGCTGGATGGTCAGAAGCTGTGCTACAAAAGCTCCGGGCAGAGCACCGACTCGGACACGGCCGACAGCCCTTCCACCTTCTGCATTTGCATTGACATTGGTGCAAGCAAGACAGTGGACGCTCCTGTCCAGACCCGATCTCAAAGCTTAGGCTGGCTGGATCGGCTGGCAGACTGGAAGAGGATGGTGCTCTTCCTCGTGCTCATGGTGCTGCTGGTTATCATTGTGTTGTGGCCACTACAGTGTGTTTTCAGCACTGGGAACATGCGCTGCATAAGAGAGCGCGATGTAATAAATCCTACAACCACAACCGTCACTGCCACCGTTAGCCCACACTGA